The following are from one region of the Flavobacteriaceae bacterium UJ101 genome:
- the folP gene encoding dihydropteroate synthase (Catalyzes the condensation of para-aminobenzoate (pABA) with 6-hydroxymethyl-7,8-dihydropterin diphosphate (DHPt-PP) to form 7,8-dihydropteroate (H2Pte), the immediate precursor of folate derivatives; Belongs to the DHPS family; Contains 1 pterin-binding domain.; KEGG: xcv:XCV1766 dihydropteroate synthase) yields MTINCKGKLIDLGTPRIMGILNTTPDSFFDGGKYTNETILLKHVENMLQEGATFIDIGGYSSRPGADHITQEEEIKRVIPIIELLRYHFPEIIISIDTFRSEVAKKAINSGASLINDISGGTLDTKMFETVAQLQVPYILMHIKGTPQNMQKNPSYEDIVVEINQYFAQKVSQLRQLGVHDIILDAGFGFGKTIDHNYEILRNHHAIGFDSLPTLVGISRKSMIYKPLNSTPQESLNGTTILNTIALQKSASILRVHDVKEAKECIQLVKGFDL; encoded by the coding sequence ATGACCATAAACTGTAAAGGAAAATTAATTGATCTTGGCACTCCCAGAATCATGGGAATTCTAAACACAACTCCAGATTCTTTCTTTGATGGAGGAAAATATACAAATGAAACCATTCTTTTAAAGCATGTTGAGAACATGTTACAAGAAGGAGCTACTTTTATTGATATAGGTGGTTATTCATCACGACCTGGTGCTGATCATATCACTCAAGAAGAAGAAATAAAACGGGTCATTCCTATCATTGAATTATTACGATACCATTTTCCTGAAATAATCATTTCAATTGATACTTTTCGTTCAGAAGTAGCCAAAAAAGCGATCAATTCTGGAGCTTCTCTTATCAATGATATTTCAGGAGGAACATTAGATACAAAAATGTTTGAAACAGTAGCTCAACTACAAGTACCTTATATTTTAATGCACATAAAAGGCACACCTCAAAACATGCAAAAAAATCCTTCTTATGAAGATATTGTAGTAGAAATTAACCAATATTTTGCTCAAAAAGTATCTCAATTAAGACAATTGGGTGTACATGATATTATTTTAGATGCTGGTTTTGGATTTGGAAAAACAATCGATCATAATTACGAAATTCTAAGAAATCATCATGCAATAGGTTTTGATTCACTTCCAACTTTAGTTGGTATTTCACGAAAATCTATGATTTACAAACCATTAAACAGCACCCCACAAGAGTCTTTAAATGGCACTACTATTTTAAATACAATAGCATTACAAAAAAGTGCTTCTATTTTACGAGTTCATGATGTAAAAGAGGCAAAGGAATGTATTCAATTGGTCAAGGGTTTTGATTTGTAA
- the K02486 gene encoding histidine kinase (Photoreceptor which exists in two forms that are reversibly interconvertible by light: the R form that absorbs maximally in the red region of the spectrum and the FR form that absorbs maximally in the far-red region; In the N-terminal sectio; belongs to the phytochrome family; Contains 1 GAF domain; Contains 1 histidine kinase domain.; KEGG: mth:MTH444 two-component system, unclassified family, sensor kinase), whose translation MTLYNRIKNIGLETKDDTLIKTRKQIINLIHAAVFISIMILLFVRLLRGEFYLASVNFGLLFLVGISFVICFKRLHNFAFFLILHYSIFLAGLSFYHELKVTGILYLSIVPIVAIFTLNHRSIRIYYMILSVLVYIGNNLDDWSNIIQYTSLTVPAFICCFFLNDLLERLHSALRTSNIEKGKLLEKLKDQNKELILFNNMMGHDLKAPLRAIDGFSELLQQNLDTTKKEDKENLDYIIQGVADMNNLINNLLYHSKISNSELTFSEFNFEDQINSLISNFHFDIKKQNIQFIKNNLGLVYGDKNSLYHLFQNLISNSIKFQPIDQNHQPTIEISQIKNSEYNIIIVKDNGIGMKESDIKIIFKPFKRLHSSRKYNGTGLGMSIVNRIVEKHHGNIKVESEINVGSTFTISLPVKKHKELDLDT comes from the coding sequence ATGACGCTTTATAATAGAATAAAAAATATTGGATTAGAAACGAAAGATGATACCCTAATCAAAACTCGAAAGCAAATTATCAACTTAATTCATGCCGCTGTATTTATCTCCATAATGATCTTACTATTTGTCCGATTATTGAGGGGGGAATTTTATTTAGCATCGGTAAATTTTGGACTGTTGTTTCTTGTTGGAATTTCATTTGTAATCTGTTTTAAGAGGTTACACAATTTTGCATTTTTTCTAATACTTCATTATTCTATTTTTCTTGCGGGTTTATCTTTTTATCATGAATTAAAAGTCACGGGAATATTATATTTATCTATTGTTCCTATTGTAGCAATCTTTACACTTAATCATAGGTCTATAAGAATCTATTATATGATACTATCCGTACTAGTATATATAGGGAATAATTTAGATGATTGGAGTAACATTATACAATATACAAGTTTAACTGTTCCGGCTTTTATCTGTTGTTTCTTTTTAAATGATCTACTGGAACGGTTACATTCTGCTTTACGAACTTCAAATATTGAAAAAGGAAAATTACTTGAAAAATTAAAAGATCAAAATAAAGAGCTTATATTATTCAATAACATGATGGGCCACGATTTGAAAGCCCCATTGAGAGCAATAGATGGATTTTCGGAACTGTTACAACAAAATTTAGATACTACTAAAAAAGAAGATAAAGAGAATTTAGATTATATTATTCAAGGAGTAGCTGATATGAATAACTTAATAAATAATCTTTTATATCATTCAAAAATTAGTAATAGTGAATTAACTTTTAGTGAATTCAATTTTGAAGATCAAATTAATAGTTTAATATCAAATTTTCATTTCGATATAAAAAAACAGAACATTCAATTTATTAAAAATAATTTAGGATTAGTTTATGGAGATAAAAATTCACTTTATCATTTATTTCAAAACCTGATATCTAATTCAATAAAATTTCAACCTATTGATCAAAACCATCAACCGACTATTGAGATTAGTCAAATTAAGAACTCTGAATACAACATTATAATAGTAAAAGACAATGGAATTGGTATGAAGGAAAGTGATATTAAAATTATTTTTAAACCATTCAAAAGACTTCATTCATCAAGAAAATATAATGGGACTGGACTGGGTATGTCAATTGTAAATAGGATTGTAGAAAAACATCATGGTAATATTAAGGTTGAAAGTGAGATTAATGTTGGTTCTACCTTTACAATATCTTTGCCCGTTAAAAAACATAAAGAATTGGACTTGGATACTTAA
- a CDS encoding putative integrase/recombinase (Belongs to the 'phage' integrase family.): MVIYSSGLRISECINLQIKDIDSDNMRIWIKQSKGNKDRLTILSLKVLFQLRNYYRLYKPKKWLFESPKGNQYSSSSIRSIFKNAKIKVKINSPATVHSLRHSFAIHLLENGTNLRYILTYVTVC; the protein is encoded by the coding sequence ATGGTTATTTATAGTAGTGGATTAAGAATATCTGAGTGCATTAATTTACAAATAAAAGATATTGATTCAGATAATATGAGAATATGGATAAAACAATCAAAGGGAAACAAAGATCGATTAACTATTTTATCACTAAAAGTATTATTCCAATTAAGAAATTACTATAGACTTTATAAACCTAAAAAATGGTTATTTGAAAGTCCTAAGGGAAATCAATATAGCTCATCAAGTATCAGATCTATTTTTAAAAATGCTAAGATAAAAGTCAAAATAAATAGTCCCGCAACAGTGCATTCCTTAAGACATTCATTTGCTATACATTTGTTAGAAAACGGGACCAATCTAAGATATATACTCACGTATGTAACAGTGTGTTGA
- the coaBC|dfp gene encoding phosphopantothenoylcysteine decarboxylase (Catalyzes two steps in the biosynthesis of coenzyme A. In the first step cysteine is conjugated to 4'-phosphopantothenate to form 4-phosphopantothenoylcysteine, in the latter compound is decarboxylated to form 4'-phosphopantotheine (By similarity); In the N-terminal sectio; belongs to the HFCD (homo- oligomeric flavin containing Cys decarboxylase) superfamily; In the C-terminal sectio; belongs to the PPC synthetase family.; KEGG: bdo:EL88_07525 phosphopantothenoylcysteine decarboxylase / phosphopantothenate--cysteine ligase): protein MSLKGKKILLGVTGGIAAYKAAFLVRLLVKEQAEVRVIMTESAKEFITPLTLATLSKNPVESVLVSNDTWNNHVELGMWADVFIIAPLTANTLGKMAHGICDNLLLATYLSAKCPVIFAPAMDLDMYLHPTTSNNIEKLKEFGALCIEPEEGELASGLVGKGRMAEPEHILETLQQFFNPELPLKNKKILISAGPTHEKIDPVRFLGNHSTGKMGYALAEQAAQLGAQVTLVSGPSNETLSITRNIEKIDITSAKEMFETIDTLYTQQDIVIMAAAVADYRPKNISDKKIKKQEGTFSIELERTTDILKTLGEKKEHQLLVGFALETNDEEQNALSKLKRKNLDFIVLNSLNDKGAGFKGNTNKITIFDRSEKKTIFNLKSKQEVALDILNTIIKQ from the coding sequence ATGTCTTTGAAAGGAAAAAAAATACTGTTAGGAGTAACAGGAGGAATAGCAGCTTATAAAGCTGCTTTTTTGGTTCGTTTACTAGTAAAAGAACAAGCAGAAGTTCGTGTTATTATGACAGAATCTGCTAAAGAGTTTATCACTCCCCTTACATTAGCTACCCTTTCAAAAAATCCAGTAGAATCTGTTCTTGTTTCAAATGACACATGGAATAATCATGTAGAATTAGGTATGTGGGCTGATGTATTTATAATAGCACCTTTGACAGCCAACACTTTAGGAAAAATGGCACATGGTATTTGTGATAATTTATTATTAGCTACTTATTTATCAGCTAAATGTCCTGTTATATTTGCTCCAGCCATGGATTTAGATATGTATTTACATCCTACTACATCAAATAATATTGAAAAATTAAAAGAATTTGGTGCTCTTTGTATTGAACCTGAAGAAGGTGAATTGGCCAGTGGATTAGTAGGAAAAGGTCGTATGGCTGAACCTGAGCATATTTTAGAAACCCTACAACAATTCTTCAATCCTGAGTTACCTTTAAAAAATAAGAAGATCTTAATTTCTGCGGGGCCTACTCATGAAAAAATAGATCCTGTTCGATTTTTGGGAAATCATTCTACGGGGAAGATGGGATATGCTTTGGCTGAACAAGCTGCTCAATTGGGAGCACAAGTTACCCTTGTTTCAGGCCCCTCAAATGAAACCTTATCCATTACTCGAAATATTGAAAAAATAGATATCACTTCTGCAAAAGAAATGTTTGAGACAATTGATACTCTTTATACACAACAAGATATTGTCATTATGGCTGCAGCTGTTGCTGATTATCGTCCAAAAAATATTTCAGATAAGAAAATAAAAAAGCAAGAAGGCACGTTCTCTATAGAATTAGAGCGTACAACTGATATCTTAAAAACATTAGGAGAAAAAAAAGAGCATCAACTATTAGTAGGTTTTGCTTTGGAAACAAATGATGAGGAACAAAATGCGCTATCAAAATTAAAACGAAAAAATTTAGACTTTATCGTTTTAAACAGTTTAAACGACAAAGGAGCTGGTTTTAAAGGAAATACGAACAAAATCACTATCTTTGATCGTTCAGAGAAAAAAACAATATTTAATTTAAAATCCAAACAAGAAGTAGCATTGGATATTTTAAATACCATTATAAAACAATGA
- the FARSB|pheT gene encoding phenylalanine--tRNA ligase (Belongs to the phenylalanyl-tRNA synthetase beta subunit family. Type 1 subfamily; Contains 1 B5 domain; Contains 1 FDX-ACB domain; Contains 1 tRNA-binding domain.; KEGG: lfe:LAF_1288 phenylalanyl-tRNA synthetase beta chain): MKVSYNWIKQFIPVNLEVEKAAEILTSTGLEVEGIEPFESIKGGLKGIVVGHVLTCEQHTNADKLKVTTVDLGEGEPVQIVCGAPNVAVGQKVPVATIGTILYDDKGEEFKIKKGKIRGEESFGMICAEDELGLGKSHDGIMILDESLKPGTPASEVFAVENDYMIEIGLTPNRADAMGHFGVARDLKAALLQQFQQDLDIKDPTKESLTIDNQNNIVEVVVEDFELCPRYTGVTIEGLEVKESPEWLQNRLKTIGLSPINNVVDATNYILHDLGQPLHAFDLDQVKGNKIVVRKGLGGEKFTTLDEVERTLHEDDLMICNESDPMCIAGTFGGLESGVSDVTTNIFLEAAYFNPVSVRKTAKRHAINTDSSFRFERGVDPNMTLVALKKTANLIKELAGGQISSEIIDLYPNPIPDFEVSLKFKTVDKLLGEKIPHETILRILKSLDITVKSEIEGGVVLNVPAYRVDVQREADIVEEILRIYGYNEIAIPTKLNTSIVFSEKFDPNQVQEKIANHLASIGFNEMMANSLGKASYNDLSSTINNDYTVNILNPLSQDLGAMRQSLLWGGLEAVAYNINRKNTDLKLFEFGKTYHKFESGLQEFRCLSLLMTGKRLPENWIYNEATSDFYYAKGVVENVLAKLKLKKLNYSPVKNDVFSEGVQIKVFKKPVVEIGLVKKALLKQFDIDQSVVYVNFNWDNVLALTETQRTQFHDIPKFPSSRKDLALLVDDTVQFSDLYNTAFQTERGLLKNVNLFDVYEGKNLPEGKKSYALSFELRDDNKTLNDKQIDKVMTKLISTFEKQLGAELRS, encoded by the coding sequence ATGAAAGTATCATATAATTGGATTAAGCAATTTATCCCCGTTAATTTAGAAGTAGAAAAAGCTGCAGAAATTTTAACCAGTACAGGTCTTGAAGTAGAAGGAATTGAACCTTTTGAATCGATTAAAGGAGGATTAAAAGGAATTGTAGTAGGACATGTTTTAACTTGTGAACAACATACCAATGCTGATAAATTAAAAGTTACTACTGTAGATTTAGGAGAAGGAGAACCCGTTCAAATTGTTTGTGGAGCACCTAATGTTGCCGTTGGTCAAAAAGTGCCTGTAGCAACTATTGGAACCATTTTATATGATGATAAAGGAGAAGAATTTAAAATAAAGAAAGGAAAGATTCGTGGAGAAGAATCTTTTGGGATGATTTGTGCTGAAGATGAGCTTGGTTTAGGGAAGAGTCATGATGGAATTATGATTTTAGACGAAAGTTTAAAGCCTGGTACTCCTGCTAGTGAAGTTTTCGCTGTAGAAAATGATTATATGATCGAAATAGGGCTAACACCCAATCGAGCAGATGCTATGGGGCATTTTGGTGTAGCCAGAGACTTAAAAGCCGCCTTATTACAGCAATTTCAACAAGACTTAGATATAAAAGATCCTACAAAAGAATCTTTAACAATTGATAACCAGAATAATATTGTAGAAGTAGTTGTAGAAGACTTTGAACTTTGCCCACGTTATACAGGTGTTACAATTGAAGGGTTAGAAGTAAAAGAATCTCCAGAATGGTTACAAAACCGTTTAAAAACGATAGGGTTATCACCTATAAATAATGTAGTAGATGCGACCAATTATATTCTACACGATTTAGGTCAGCCTTTGCATGCTTTTGATTTAGATCAGGTGAAAGGTAATAAAATTGTAGTTCGAAAAGGATTAGGAGGTGAAAAATTTACCACCCTAGATGAGGTAGAAAGAACTTTACATGAAGATGATCTAATGATTTGTAATGAAAGTGATCCTATGTGTATTGCAGGAACTTTTGGAGGATTAGAATCAGGTGTAAGTGATGTCACAACGAATATTTTCTTAGAGGCGGCTTACTTTAACCCTGTTTCCGTTCGTAAAACAGCAAAGAGACATGCCATTAATACCGATTCATCTTTCCGTTTTGAAAGAGGTGTAGATCCTAATATGACGTTGGTAGCTTTAAAGAAAACAGCCAATTTAATCAAAGAGCTAGCTGGAGGGCAAATTTCATCAGAAATTATTGATTTATATCCTAATCCTATTCCTGATTTTGAAGTAAGCTTAAAATTTAAAACAGTAGATAAATTATTGGGAGAAAAAATTCCACATGAAACCATTTTACGTATTTTAAAATCATTAGATATTACGGTAAAATCTGAGATTGAGGGAGGTGTAGTTTTAAACGTACCTGCTTATAGAGTAGATGTACAACGTGAAGCGGATATAGTAGAAGAAATATTACGTATTTATGGATACAATGAAATTGCCATTCCAACGAAGTTGAATACCTCTATTGTATTCTCTGAAAAATTTGATCCAAACCAGGTTCAAGAAAAAATTGCGAACCATTTGGCTTCTATTGGATTTAATGAAATGATGGCCAATTCATTAGGGAAAGCATCGTATAACGATTTATCTTCAACAATTAATAATGATTATACAGTTAATATTTTAAATCCTTTAAGCCAAGACTTAGGTGCAATGCGTCAATCGTTATTATGGGGTGGTTTAGAAGCTGTAGCTTATAATATTAATCGTAAAAATACAGATTTGAAATTATTCGAATTTGGAAAAACCTATCATAAATTTGAATCAGGGTTACAAGAGTTTCGATGTTTATCTTTATTGATGACAGGAAAACGTTTACCTGAAAACTGGATTTATAATGAGGCTACTTCTGATTTTTATTATGCCAAAGGTGTAGTGGAAAATGTTTTAGCAAAATTAAAACTGAAAAAGCTGAATTATAGTCCTGTAAAAAATGATGTTTTCTCAGAAGGAGTACAAATAAAAGTATTTAAAAAGCCTGTTGTAGAAATAGGTTTAGTGAAAAAAGCATTGTTGAAACAATTTGATATTGATCAATCTGTGGTTTATGTGAACTTTAATTGGGATAATGTATTAGCTTTAACTGAAACACAACGTACACAATTTCATGATATTCCTAAATTTCCAAGTTCACGAAAAGATTTAGCACTTTTAGTAGATGATACCGTTCAATTTAGTGATTTATATAACACAGCTTTTCAAACAGAACGTGGCTTGTTGAAAAACGTAAATCTATTTGATGTATATGAAGGAAAAAATTTGCCAGAAGGGAAAAAATCATATGCATTAAGTTTTGAATTACGTGATGATAACAAAACATTAAATGATAAACAAATTGATAAAGTAATGACGAAGTTAATCAGTACTTTTGAAAAACAGTTAGGAGCTGAATTGAGAAGTTAG
- a CDS encoding DNA repair protein RecN (May be involved in recombinational repair of damaged DNA; Belongs to the RecN family.), with the protein MLTKLDVKNYALIQDLQLNLNSGFLTITGETGAGKSILLGALGMIIGNRADLKAVLNKDKKCSVEATFDIQNYTLHTFFEEFDLDYENETLIRREISASGKSRAFINDTPVSLTILQQLGKRLIDIHSQHDTSDIIQKSFQLDLLDHIANQMDSRKQYEKKFSTYTQLNQELSSLKDTLQELKNTQDYNTYLLEELQKAQFQEGEQLLLEEELELLSNAEDIKLNLSKALQIHSNEPIGLQTTLGELKNTLQQIASFDSKFETLMKRVESISIETEDIIVEIENLNETIEYNPTRIDEINDRLQLLYTLQKKHQVDTITDLLSIMDQLASKASDYTSIEEKIEKKELQKKKLLNELEKHAETLHQGRVQHASQLCKAIETILTQVEMPNAQLKMDILALEEITSTGKDDVELLFSANKGSSFNSIKKVASGGERSRLMLAIKKVMAEKQQLPTLILDEIDTGVSGKVASQMGVVMQEMAQNIQMISVTHLPQIAAKGNQHFKVFKLSDHQTTHTQVKELTSNERVQEIAQMISGDTISRAAEAQANELLGII; encoded by the coding sequence ATGTTAACAAAGTTAGATGTTAAAAATTACGCTTTAATTCAGGATTTACAATTAAATCTAAATTCTGGTTTCTTAACTATTACTGGGGAAACGGGTGCAGGAAAATCCATTCTTTTAGGTGCTTTGGGTATGATTATAGGAAATCGTGCTGATTTAAAGGCTGTTTTGAATAAAGACAAAAAATGTTCTGTAGAAGCTACTTTTGATATTCAAAACTATACACTACACACTTTCTTCGAAGAGTTTGATTTAGATTATGAAAATGAAACACTTATCAGAAGAGAAATTTCAGCATCAGGAAAATCAAGAGCTTTTATTAACGACACTCCTGTCTCTTTAACTATTTTACAACAATTAGGAAAACGTTTAATCGATATTCATTCACAACATGACACTAGTGATATTATCCAAAAATCTTTTCAATTGGATTTATTGGATCATATTGCTAATCAAATGGATTCACGAAAACAATATGAAAAGAAATTTTCAACCTATACACAACTCAATCAAGAACTTTCTTCTTTAAAAGATACATTACAAGAATTAAAAAATACGCAAGATTATAATACTTATTTATTGGAAGAGCTTCAAAAGGCACAATTTCAAGAAGGGGAACAACTGTTGTTAGAGGAAGAACTGGAATTATTATCTAATGCTGAAGATATTAAATTAAATCTTTCAAAAGCACTACAAATTCATTCAAATGAACCAATAGGTTTGCAAACTACATTAGGTGAATTGAAAAATACGTTACAACAAATTGCTTCTTTTGATTCTAAATTTGAAACGTTAATGAAACGTGTTGAAAGTATTTCAATTGAAACAGAAGATATTATAGTTGAAATAGAAAATCTAAATGAAACGATCGAATACAATCCTACTCGAATCGATGAAATTAACGATCGACTTCAATTACTTTATACTTTACAAAAAAAACATCAAGTTGATACGATTACTGATTTACTAAGTATTATGGATCAATTGGCTTCAAAAGCTTCTGACTACACTTCAATTGAAGAAAAAATTGAAAAAAAAGAGCTACAAAAAAAGAAGCTTTTAAATGAATTAGAAAAGCATGCTGAAACGTTACATCAAGGAAGAGTACAACATGCTAGCCAACTTTGTAAAGCTATTGAAACTATTTTAACGCAAGTCGAAATGCCTAATGCTCAACTAAAAATGGATATTTTAGCATTAGAAGAAATCACCTCAACTGGAAAAGATGATGTTGAATTACTTTTTAGTGCCAATAAAGGAAGTTCTTTTAATTCCATTAAAAAAGTAGCTTCAGGAGGAGAACGTTCTCGTTTAATGCTAGCTATAAAAAAAGTAATGGCTGAAAAACAACAACTACCTACTTTAATTTTAGATGAAATTGATACAGGTGTCTCTGGGAAAGTAGCGAGTCAAATGGGAGTCGTTATGCAAGAAATGGCACAAAACATCCAAATGATTTCGGTAACACATCTTCCACAAATTGCAGCAAAAGGAAATCAACATTTTAAAGTTTTTAAATTAAGTGATCATCAAACGACTCACACACAAGTAAAAGAGCTAACATCTAACGAACGTGTACAAGAAATTGCTCAAATGATTAGTGGTGATACTATTTCAAGAGCTGCTGAAGCGCAAGCCAACGAACTACTTGGGATTATTTAA
- a CDS encoding putative outer membrane protein assembly factor BamD (Part of the outer membrane protein assembly complex, which is involved in assembly and insertion of beta-barrel proteins into the outer membrane; Belongs to the BamD family.) produces MAKKYLTILALSLITLSSCNKEFEKAMKSTDKDLIIKTAEDFHEKGKYRQASELLRRATPMVLGTPDAKKVLYMAAQNSFEDENYLLSATRFKNYAEGNRRDSLAENALFMAAKSYYLNSPAYNLDQSDTNEAISVIQDYVNRYPNSENVSDANSYIIELRQKLEKKAYENAKSYYKTGFYKSADVSFQTFIEDYPDSKYREDAYAYLLRSRHEVALNSIPEKKRARLIEANTAYKRLTKLYPESEYLKEATKLNEEILEELEQYK; encoded by the coding sequence ATGGCAAAAAAATATTTAACCATACTTGCACTTTCATTAATCACTTTATCAAGCTGTAACAAAGAGTTTGAAAAAGCGATGAAGAGTACTGATAAAGATCTCATTATCAAGACTGCAGAAGATTTTCATGAAAAAGGAAAATACCGTCAAGCAAGTGAATTGTTACGCCGTGCAACACCTATGGTATTAGGAACTCCTGATGCTAAAAAGGTATTGTATATGGCTGCTCAAAATTCATTTGAAGATGAAAATTATTTATTATCTGCTACTCGATTTAAAAATTATGCAGAAGGAAATCGACGAGATTCTTTAGCTGAAAACGCTTTGTTTATGGCTGCTAAGTCTTATTATTTAAATTCTCCTGCTTATAATTTAGATCAATCGGATACGAATGAAGCAATCTCTGTTATTCAGGATTATGTAAACCGATATCCAAATTCTGAGAATGTAAGTGATGCCAATTCTTATATTATCGAATTACGTCAAAAATTAGAAAAGAAGGCATACGAAAATGCCAAATCATATTATAAAACAGGGTTTTATAAATCTGCTGATGTATCTTTTCAAACTTTTATTGAAGATTATCCCGATTCTAAATATCGAGAAGATGCCTATGCCTATTTATTAAGATCTCGTCATGAGGTAGCTTTAAATAGTATACCAGAAAAAAAACGTGCACGATTAATAGAGGCTAACACAGCTTACAAACGCTTAACAAAATTATATCCTGAATCAGAATATTTAAAAGAAGCGACCAAATTAAACGAAGAAATTTTAGAAGAATTAGAACAATATAAATAA